AACTGGTGCTACATTTTATGATCTCTGGTTCCTCTCCTTGAGTAGTTATTTACACTTGACTGCTTTCCATCTTCAACTATGGCCTGATATGTGAAGCTTGTTGGAATATATGACAGTTCAAAAGAGTTGCTTCATTTTTCATTTTCCAATTTACATTCAGGCCTGGTAAGTGGAGTTGTTTGAAAATTAAATAACTTAACAAATTGGCTCCTTTTCATCTATAATGGCTTCATTTGTTAATTCTTGATAAATATACGAACTAATGATGTAAACTATCAACAAATCCATCCATTTGTATCTGTTGAATTGCTGATAAGCGAATAATACGAGCACCTGAGAGAAAACATAAGATCCTATTTTTGCTTCTATATCTTTTGGTTGGCTGAGGAAGGAGGATACAGTGTCTAATCTCAATATCTCCTTCGTTGGCTTTCTGGAATAATTCTTCTTTGGCTTTCATCTTTTATACCatttcttttttcaaattttgGATTTTCATAGTTTCCATCAAAATCAGTCTGTAAAGGAAAAGTGGTACTAGATTTTaggaaaaaaggaagaagagagAAAGACCAGAATCTAGAAAACCAATTTACTATCCACCATGATTCGAAAGATAAGTTCATTAGAAAACTAAGTAGGTCTAAAGGATGAGAACAAAATTTCTGTCCAGCAAAATTCAGTTCCCTCTAAAACAGACATAaagtctgtttggccaagcttctcaagaggccaaaagcacttttttccccTAAGTTGAggtgtttggtcaagctttttttgggggaaaaaaagtatttttgggaagaagcagaagcagaaaagtagcttcttcccaaaagcagaagcaaAAGCAATTTTGAATTTTCTTCTTACCAAGAATACCCTTAAcataatatagtatatatcaaaataaccgttaaacctaatacttaggatcttaatgtataaatatttcttattatttttaggatagctttctaatatatagtgacttttgggggtgaatgcttttatatttgttgaatgatatatatattatatttaacttatattaaaagaattaagtatttttatattttattttcatattttacttaaataaaatgaaaagatttaattattgcctgtaataacaaatttttgagattatttatttacttataatattaactattaagtaaatctattcatgtccttattcgtaatttgatacttaaaagcactttctgaaaagtttggccttacacaaattattgctcaaaagtacttttcagagtgattagccaaacacaaactgattatttccaaaagtacttttttcaaaagcacttgtcaaaataagctgatttctccAGCTTGATAACATGCTTTGCAAGATAATGTCCATGCAAAGGGTAGGGATAGAACTTTGAGCCAAACTGGTGTATATAGGACTTCCCCCGAATGCTTGAGTGAAATCTTAAACGTGAAGCTGATGAACAAGAGAATGTGGTTAATACTTAACACAACTGATAGCTGCAATGGCTAGTGATAGGACAAAGGTTAAGATGCTAATGTTCTCAAAGTTTTAAAGGTGGCTTCAATATCTGATCAAGGAAGTCTCGGGAGTGTAAACGTCGTGGGGACTATGATGCATGCAGACTTTATCAAAAGAATTAAAAGCTTTGTTTCGTGCAGAAGATATATATCGATCTGCTCTTTCTCTAAGATTGGACATCAGTTCTTTTTACAACTTTAAAGTGAATGTTACTTATATGTGAGCTACTGTTATTTAGAAATgcttttagaattttttttagaGGTCAGATATGGAATAGGTTTATAGTTCTTTAGTAACTCATATGTCGTCTTTCAACATTATTAGTAAGGTAGAATATGGAATTGGTAGCTCGTTGCAGCAGATAAAACTTGCTTTATAGCTATTGTCATATGTTCCTTTCAGGATAAAGAATGAGAAGAAATCAACAGCAGGTGTACTGCAATTACTGCTTCAAGATTTTGAGGTCTCTGCAGTTCGTAACACAACTTGGTTCACTCCCTAATGTTTCCTTATTGGATTATGCATCTACATTGCATATGTAAATAGCTATTTCCACTGAATAAAAATGACCCTCTATTTAGATAAACAATGATCTCTTTGTTTCAGTGGCTTTTTATTATATGAAGTAAATAAAAATCTCTTTGGTTTTTATTGTACCCTTTTTGATTCTGGACCTGCTTTGCTGCTTACATAGTTTAAAAGGTAAACTAGTAGTAGTAGAAGTAAACATTGTCCTTATTTTACTTAAGAAATCTCTAATATAATTAACACTAGCATTATACTACATTAGTTCCTACCTGCAGCCACTACTGGAAACTTAGACTGCCCAATGCCACCACCATAACCTGGATATCCGCCACCATTTCCTCCACCAAAACCACCGCCATTACCATTTCCTCCACCAAAACCACCGCCATTACCATTTCTGCCACCAAAACCACCACCAAATCCACCGCCATTACCACTACCTCCACCATAAGGACTACCTTGGCCATTGCCTGATCCTCCACCCATCCCACAGTTACCATTTCCACCACCAGCGCCACCACCAGCGCCATAGCCTAAACCGCCACCTCCTCCTATCCCTCCACCAACACCTCCACATCCGCCTCCATTATTGCCTCCAAAACCATATCCTAACCCTCCCCCACCACCTCCGCCTCCACCAATGCCACCTCCAATACCTTTCCCATAACCACCTGTTGTAAGTACTACATTGGCAGCCTTATCCATTCTATTAGCCTGAGAAGTTAAAAACTTCCCTTCTTGGATTGCGTCAACAGGTACACATCCATAAAGCCCAAAACACAGCAAACTCAAGAAACTGAGACTCCAGACAAACACTATGCGCTCTCCCATATCGCTTCTCTTATATTTTTGCACAATAATTTTGATTGTGAATAAGATCACTTGACAAGAAAATTTTAATGTATGAAAAAGCTATATCAAAAAGCCTTTTGGGAATATAGTGCAATTGAACTATGCAGAGAACTCAGGGTTGGGATAAGAAAGAAAGTATAGATACTTTTGGCTTTTCTTGGTGGCTGCTCTCTTCACTAAGATATAAATATGCAGATAAGTATGAGAAATCTGTGCAAGCAGTTAAGTATGATGGAGATTATAGGTAGTCAAGCCAATTTGCATGATTTATGATCATTGATAATTACATGATGCAGTTCAAGACTGCAAATTTTACGTGGAAGAAAGTGGGGGAAACATAAATCTCTATCTGCTCCTTCCCCTGTATACAAgttaaaaatctttcaaaaagtAAATACTTATATTAACATCATATCAAATATTGCAAAGGAGCGGTGGCCGGTGAGTACAATAGCATTTCGAACTGATCGACTAAAAATTTTGGATCTGCCTCTGATGATCGAAGCTAGGCTTCAAACAAGTTGGCTATTACATCACCATTcgtatgaaaatggcacggcatcatctttcgtacttttactctcatactTATCATGGAATGATGTCATAAGAGAAATTTAATGGCACAatatcaccattcgtgctttcaCTCTCGTTCTCACCATGTAATAGTGAATAACTGATATAGATTGGCaggacatcaccattcgtgctttaatTCTCTTCCTCACCATGTTTTAAATCAGTAAATGAAGtaataaaatggcacgacatcatgcttcgtgctttaacactctcccttaccatgtcgTAATAACTATACAATTTTGGGAGATAAATAATGCAAGGGATGTACTTTATGTCAATTATGATTCCATaataccaaacctcaacttccaaaatacTCAACCATTACAAATTAATCCATAAATACGGAAGGAAcaatcaaataataataataatataatctaAGCATGGATGCCATAACTAAAGAGGCAATAAATCACAAGGAAACAAGttctacccgcatgctttaacccaacaacaatgTATAAGtaatcgtcacctcacatatatgttgtacccacacattaaacacgtagcaaataggcaaacaagttcaaatccctcaagtcaagattaaccacgacacttacctcactccgcaaccaaTTCAAAGTTCAACTacggccttgcctttcgaacaagcctccgagccaaccaaatctagcaaattatcaaccaaaagattcaaaataagccttagaaactacccacgaatgaaagaggttcaatttagatcattattgaaaaagccaacaaaagtcaacccccatgcccacttggtcaaaacccaatgttcggaccaaaatccgatCACTAATTTACCCCCGAACCCGGTTATGTAATTCaattcaaaatccgacctcaatttgaggtctaaattccaatttaacaaaaacccctaattctacccaaatccctattttttcccatgaaaatcctagatttaaggTTGAATTCTCATGGAATATAATTGGTAATTGAAAGAATGTAgattagagtcacttaccaatgagataaggaagaaaagctcttggaaaaatcgcctctagggtgtttagggttgagaatttgAGAGAATGAGCTAAAATCCTGTTTTTCTCAGCTTTTGTCCATGcgtagatgtcgcaattgcgacctggggttcgcaattgcgaaccccgcaaatgcgagaatagcttcgcaaacgcgaagaaacCCACATCTCTgctatcatcgcatttgcgaacatcgcaaatgcgaactctgggaCTCCGCAAATGTGAcattttgatcgcaaatgcgatctatTGCTGACCCAGCccctcttcgcaaatgtgaaggaaTGGTTCGCAAATGCTAACAGGAAAttgaatgttcgcaaatgcgaacactaacctcgcaattgcgagatcagagactTGCACCAGAACTAGATGCACCAGctattttcccaagtccaaaaacacTCTAAAGCTTATCTAAaacgcacccgagccctcgggtctccaaaccaaacatgcaaaaagtccaaaaacatcatacgaacttgctcgtatgatcaaaatacaaaaataatacctagaactacgaatcagacaccaaacgaatgaaattttcaatgaaacttaagaacttttaatatttcaatcggacgtccgaattacgtcaagtcaactccattttgcaccaaattttgcagacaagtcataaatgcattaatgaacctataccaagttttgGAATCAAATTCTGGACCTGGTAGAaataaagtcaaactttggtcaaacatattaattctttaaacctttaagcttctagttttcaataaattgcgataattcgagctaggaattttcgaattcgatttcgggcatacgtttAAATCCTGAATCACGATATGGatctaccgggaccgtcaaaatattaatctgggtccgtttgctcaaaacgttgaccaaagtcaactcaaatgagttttaaggcacgatttcacaTTATTGGGTTAGGGATAATCAGGCTCGAACTGATGACTTCCACCACGTCAAAGTGACACTCTACCATTGAGTTATATCCCTTCCCCGCCCCATCGAGAAATAGAACTGACTAATCCTAAGTCAAAGGGTCGAGAAACTCAACGCCACTCACCGGTACTACCAAAAAGTCTCATGATTACGTTATTGTTATTGATGGTTTGATTATCTTGGACCACGAGGACCCCAGTCGTGCTTCTGGTTTCCATTCCAATCATCATATTGATGATAAATGTCCTCGTGCTCTGCCATAAGAACTTA
This region of Nicotiana tomentosiformis chromosome 4, ASM39032v3, whole genome shotgun sequence genomic DNA includes:
- the LOC104107918 gene encoding putative glycine-rich cell wall structural protein 1; protein product: MGERIVFVWSLSFLSLLCFGLYGCVPVDAIQEGKFLTSQANRMDKAANVVLTTGGYGKGIGGGIGGGGGGGGGLGYGFGGNNGGGCGGVGGGIGGGGGLGYGAGGGAGGGNGNCGMGGGSGNGQGSPYGGGSGNGGGFGGGFGGRNGNGGGFGGGNGNGGGFGGGNGGGYPGYGGGIGQSKFPVVAAGRN